TTGCTTTTAAGAaccgttttttggggaccatggttttttttgggggaccatgattttattttgggtaagacattagaagtaaatctaggtcacctcttatctagatatttatattaatacctaaattaccctcctgattaattttgggtaatgattagttagcgTTAATAATAGTTATTGTAATGATTAGTAAAATGAttgagttaaagataattagtgagattaaaaaatcagatggttctttttaaaagaattagaattattgagagagtaaagtttagaaaagatgaagaaggaaaacatgaaaaacgatagattttaccaaccacaagcggaggaagagtatttgggtacccaggtatgctttaaacttagataatgttggttgaattgctccaaatttttaaaaaactgtaaatttttagagtagatttgggcttgttcggttaccttatgtgaagaacaggttaccgaactcatctgaaagtgtagttcggttactttttccaaacacgcaggttaccgaactcgctctttgatggaggtttttagtcgtttggttaacagacatgttaccgaactttgtttattggCTTTACatagtaatgttcggttggttcgcaaactttaacccaacaacatatctaaccgaactccacatgtatgcaattagtgaagagttcggtttgttaagattttttgcgaacaaaccgaacatagtgggacaagttcggttgaattgaaactcaacatagtaggcaaaatagcacagttcggttacattggattttttcttttctttttgtaatataggtagagttcggttactagatagttttagaattttttgtgaaccaaccgaacagagtaggcaaagttcggttaaatcataactcaacatagtaggaaaaataaAACAGGtcggttacatttttttttttgtattatgggtagagttcggttactaactagttttagaattttttggggACCAACCGAACACCatatattggttttcaatgaggagttcggttaaaactattttttgcgaaccaaccgaactcagagttcggttacgaaaaattaaattcgtgataaccgaagtgttcttcgtgttcttggtttcagaatgttcggctacaaaactagtttttttaaaactattcctaaccgagcatgccactttaacttccatttaagccatattttgatgatttctactcaattttgcCAATCAAAGaaccaattaaaaaaattgatggggttttcaatcgaacgaggaacgtcaagcaaagagagaagaagaagagaataatattttttttcaaaactaaaaagttTCGATTTCCTCTcccatttttgattttgattttggttaataaattcatttagattagatgtatatgattagatttatatagttagtaagttagttttaatttaaattagagtaaagggtaaatgtgtatttacctaactttaggacaccccttataagtatagggaggttggcctaataagaccatggtcccccgaaaaaaccatggtccctaaaaaatggtgCTTTGTTAATATGTTATAGTCGAAAACCTTGGGTTATTTATTACTGGGTGGATCCAAGACTGAGAAAAGGCCCATTAAAACGAATTGAcctaagtgaaaactacagggagacccattctcccagacttTTCCACAatgaaacccacgctcagaaaaacacaggcgcgcacccattttctggaagaaaattattctcaaacccataaattctgaaattatgtttcggtctttttttcttcttcttcttcttcttcttcttcttcttcttcttcttctcatattcGTATCTCCCTACAGCTTTCTTTCCTATCTACCGACGGAGTCTAAAATatcgattgagattagaaattgcagcaaccaagttgggtccgtttgtcaactggattgggtgtattcaagggttcgtttgtgattcgaatcatctacagttgaggtaatgtttgagaggaagaagttagGGTCTGATTTGTTGATATAATTGTTTGTAATTGATCATGAATGAAGTTTTAAAAGATCAGATAAGGAATTTGGTGAAGTTGCAAAAAtgaaatcaacaaagaaaaggggatctgagacTGATTGATTAAATGGGTTTTGGTGGTTGTGTTCGAAGAATCGGGAGCTCGAGATGATGTAGAAGTTTGGGTTGTATTTTAACTCAAGAGTGCcaggaaagaagaatttcttacatCCCCTCTTTTCTCTGTCCAAGAGATGTTGTTTCTGTGGTTGATTGTGACAATAAATGATGATGATTGAGTCTAGTTTATAATTCCTGGAAGAAGTAGAGTTATTGGGCTGTGTTGAATGTGAAATTGCAGGAATTGGAGAGCTGAAGGAGATGTTTTTTCCAcatacaacaacaccatcaggTAGTGTATATCAACTGTTCGACAGAAAAGCTGAACCACTATCTTATTACCACCTAGTTCGCAGCTGTTACAATGGTTTCTTCTATGGGCATTGCTGATTATCTGGGTCGtgtaagaagaggagaagaaataAATGTTATTGCAGATGTTTGTGTGGGTGTTGTGTGCTGTTGCCGTGGGTTTGAAACCAGCAAGATATCGAAGAATACATGGTGTCTATGGTGAGGGTTTGGTACAGTTCTAGCAGcgagaaaagaaggaagaaagggTGCAGAGTGATTCGCAAATTTGGTTAGTGCTATGGAAGATTTGGTCAAGGCtaaacaacaagaacataaccagcTGCAGCTGCTTGAACGCACCATTTCCTTGATAGTTTGTTGTGCGCTTGTGGGATGAGTACAAGGGTTGTTTGCAGCGGATGTGGCGTTAATTAGAAGCAAGTAGGGTGAGCTAACTTGGGTGCCAATTTGTTTCAGCATCGGATAGAGTTTGGGTCCttgaaaatagctaagaaagaGTGTAGCTGCCGTCAGTTTTATGAGATGAATGGCTGCGGATTGGTGGTGTTTAGTGTTTGTACCGAACAAGGATTGTTGGAGGCGGTTTAGGGTGCGACATTACAGGGTTTAACACATCAGGTTTTGACCGAAGAAGCATTATCAACGGAATTTTGGTTTGCTGCCAGGATTTGACTTGAATTTGTGATGTTTTATTCTACGTATGCAACAACAGATATGAGGGTGTGCTTGTTGTCCGAGATTGAAGAGTATGATTTTTGTCGAGATATAGATGGGGAGATGTGAAGTTGGTGGCTAGTTATGCATGACAcgttgttatgactgcataacatgtcatgcggTCGAGAAAATGTCTGCATAATCTTTCATGCATCAAGAAAATAgttgcataacctgatatgcatccaaagatatggctgcataacgcattatgcattcaaaaatatggttggataatgcattatgcatcaattttttctgtgttcactaaaatcaaccaaaacagtggATACATAACTTGTCatacatgaaaatggatgcataacttgatatgcatccaaaatattgctgcataatgcattatgcgtcgagaaaattgttgcacaatcttttatgcatcgagaaaatagatgcataacctgatatgcatccgtaaatatggatgcatactgcactatgcatcatttttttatgtacgcactaaatcaaccaaaacaatgcttacataacttgttatagatgcataactttgttatgcagatgcataatttattatgcagtcgagaaaatggtggCATAATTCCTTaggcgtctgcagaatgtgttatgcatctttttttgtggctgcataatggttatgtatcaagttttcgaaaattttacataaattggtgatcacctccgattttttcgtgaaaaacaaaattttgatattcttatttgtactcgttgcgcagctctcttaaaaagatttccaacgatacaaaatttgtaaaattccaaggcgcggatttttagatatgtaatGTCCAAGTTGTGTTGTCAATTATACCCTTGAAAAATTAGGgtgcataacgagttatccctgaaaaaaatagtatgcataacccgtcatgtgGATGCATAATCCGCCGTGCAGACatatttaataatttcatataattatgggtttcacaaaaataattatgggtgtcattgtatccaaaattaattgtgggcctgacaataaaaatattttttttttttgggtctcccctaaTTTTCCCTAGACCTAAGCCTTCTGTTTTAAACGGCATGCTTTTTTTTCTATAAAGCACGTCGCTGAAATTCCATAGCTTTCCGTTTTTTCTTGACAGAATAAGGAGTATGCAGATGGTTGTGAATGGCGAGAAGAACGATTCTAAGAGTAGATTTAAAGAAGATAATGGCGGCCATAGTGTTAATATTCCTCCTTACATCATAATCTACGATATATTTACAAGGATCCCAAGTAAGGATTTGCATCGATTTAGGTGCGTATCCAAACGATTCTTTGTTCAAAACTTTGTATTTACGATACACATGTGGTCCAATAGGTTTTATCTCCCTTGAAGGTAATTTTAACAACCAAAGAAGCACGTATAAATTTGTTTTCTTTGGTTTTGATAACGAGGAAGAGAAGTTAATTCCCTTTCGACTACTAGAAAGACATTTTGGCGGTTTTATATGCCGTTCGTCTATTAAAATTGAACACTCTTTCAATGGTTTGTTACTTATATCTTTTCATGTGTttgatgaatataaatattttgtttataacCTGGTTACTGGTATCTGGTTATATTTGGGCACATATCTTTGCTCAGGTATTATAAAAAAGTTGTGTAATGTGTTTTTGGCTTATGAATCGATCATATCAGAATATAAAATGGTTGGATAtatttagggctgcacatgggcggatatgggcgggtataagatcAAACCAACCTCGCAACCATAGattgcgggttttttttttcaaaaccaaccccacacccacaaacagcgggcgggttttgttacccgcccgctgcgggttgggcgggtatgggttttaACCCGCTTAGACCCGCTTTATAATTCAATACTCATTCACACACACACATGTTTTACTTAAGTTcaaagatgaagattaagtgttgaatctgttgatttttcgattgttgtagacttatggtgaagattcgaagttgttgttgttgatttttggtgaagatttctggtaattgtcgtttgtaggtgaagaagaagaactgaggaggaagaagaggagaggccgaacatagacaagagtgtagaaagtgaatgagggttatcagttatcctatctactagtattagggtttcataatggacgggtaggattagttttatctaatggtatataatttgCGGGTTTttggggcgggtatgggcgggtagtagcttaaaccaacctcgcacccacagacagcgggttttttttttcataaccaaccccgcacccacaacgggcgggtatggactaaaaacccacggatttagcgggtacgggcgggtcttgtgcagccctagataTATTAATCAGACAATTCATATCCTTAGCGGCAGGAAATGGAGTTATGTTTCAGTGCCCGACGATTTAAAAGATTTCGAGATCGATCCTTTTTGTAAACCTGTTTCAGTAAACTATTGTTTATATTGGATATGCAAACAATTATCAGGTTCAAAAAGATCAAAAGCTTATGGAGAATTACTTAGACTTGATGTTAGTACGGAAACAACGTCTATAATTCAACTCCCCGTAAAGGCTGGATCTTACTCTTCTAAGTACTGTAGTCTGGTCGATATGGGAGGATTGCTATGCTTTTCACATTTCGATTCGAGTAATTATCATATAATGCAGTTTTGGTATTTGAAGAAAATGAATAATAGTCGTGGTTATCAATGGGTTGCGATGTGTAATTTGAACTTGATGACAGAGATTAGCTTACAACAACTGAAAAGAAGTACCTGCATCATTGCTAAATCACGATCATCACCGGTTTTATTGACGCATTTTCATTGGACCAGTTGCCCAGTTCTTTTTGCCATGGATCCAAAACGCCAATTCATATTTACTTATAGAGAACATGATTATAACTATTGTTATACGTATTTGTGCTCATATGATGTTGAATTAAACCAATGGAATTTGATTTATGCAAAGCAAACAAATAGCTGTATTCACTATTGGCATGGCAACAACAGTGTGTCGTCAACTCATGCATGTTGAAGAAACAAAGACCCCGACTATGGCACTGGTGATCTGATGGTGGAGATTATATACGTACACGGTAAGCTAGCATCAGTTTCTGTTATTAATTGTGGATGTAGATTAGTCTCTGTTAAGATAATTTACTAATTTTGCATTATCAGCTCAACTTTCTGGTTATTCATATTATTTTTGTGCTTCTATAGCTTTTGCTTTCGTTTGTTAAACAATTTTAAGCCTTGTGCATATACTATCGTCGATTATGCTAAAACATATACTCAATTAGTTCTGATGCTAGCTAGCTAACATGTCGATGAGGATATGAGTTCGAACTTATTTTGGTTGTTTAGCATAGGATACAAAATTCAAGAAAACATACTTTAAGCTGCAAATGACCATGCAAAGAAGTTACTTCTTCAAAGATTACTCATCAATTGTTTCAGTATATTTCTCAAACGACAAAACTGGCAGTTCACAAAGCCACCTGATCATTCTATACACCTGATCAGAACATCTTTCAAGAAATGtaattattttaaaagaaaagacGCCCCTTGACACGAAATCTGGAGCCGAATATTTCCAAGATTTGACATTCAAAACTCGAGTTCAATATATATATGGGCTTAAACCCGTAAATGGCTACGCAAAGAACTGATTCATCAAATTGTATTGTTAGATTCAGTAATCAGTATATTTCCCAAACAACAAACACATTGATAGATTAAATTCTCATCATTCTACACACCAATATCTGTATATTATAAAATTTAGAAGTATACTAATTAATGTGGAACTATGAAAGACAGATTCAAAATATCCAAGCAAGCTAAAACAGCGAAAAAGGGAAAAAAACTAGCCTTTGCTCTCTTAGCAGCAGCGGAAGCTACAGCCTGTCCGAGAGGCGCGTTTGAAATGTCACTTGGCAGATAAAGGTTTAGCAGAGATCATGTTACCAATATTGCGCCCCTCGTTTGTAAATGCAGAACATTGCAGTGTTAATTCTTTTACATACTGAAAATAGAGCTGATAGATGCATTCAAACTTATTTTGGTTATTCAGCATATGATGATTGATTTAACAAAATGTGCTTTAAGCTGCTTATGGTTTTGCAAATATCTGAGTTCTACAGTGATTAACTTATCAAATTGTGTTGTAAGATTCTCAAACGACAAACTCGCACTTCACAATGCGAAATTATGAAAGACAGATTGAAAATACTCAAACAAACTAAAACGTACAGGAAAACAACCAAGAAATTAAGCTTCATCTGCCTTAGCAGCAGTCGCAGCATCCAGCTGTCCACGAAGACGTCCAGTTCTCCTCTTAGCAATGAGACCAGTCTTAAATCCAGGAGTTGGAGCACCGCAAACAGTACTTACATGTCCAATATGTTGGTGGTTACCACCACGAAcctttttactttttcttttttttgatcgtTTAGCAACAGCAACACCACGAATCCTAGGCCCTCGGTTCCTCTTCACTTTGTATTTATGGTCAGCGTTTCCTGCCTCTAACATGGGATTCTCAGTCTTGCTTCCACCAGCAACTTGGGCAACCATAGTACTGTTTAAGAGAGATTGGACCAGCAGAGATATAATGTTACTTTAAGGATGAACGTCAGCAGAAGGGTTTGAAGATTCTGAAATTCCAGACATGATGCAACCAGTGAACTAGAAATATGTTAAAGGTTTTGAAGATTTTTGACTCCTTTATATACAGACTAAACTGGAGACCCCACAAAAAACATCCTAAAAACCTTCCCCTCTGACTGAACCCTAAAAAAGGAGAATGCTGGGCTATTTATTGGGTGAATAATGGGTCCGAACGAGTGTCATGCGGTTATGGAGTCGTTTAAAACAACATTGAGTAACTGCAGACTATCGATTAAAACAGTTCTTGAAGAACTTGTGTTTCTTTGATTAGTACGATTGTTTTCATAACTGAATATAATTTAGAGGAAACAAATTAAATGAAAATAAGATGTCTTGGTTAGATGAATTATTATGACAACACCATATCTCTTAGTGTAATCATTTCAAAAGGCTTCGCTAAATCTTCCCTGCTCTGAACTGATAACATTTGTAGCTCTGCTGATACTTCTTGCATAGTAGGCCGAGTGCATGGATCATCCTGTAAGCATGAAAATCCAACCTTCACAATGTGCAGTATTTCCTTTTGAACAGCACCTGTTGGTGCTTCAATGCATTGGTCCAAAATGTCTCTTAGCCTTATGTTTTCCCCCACATCGCTCAAAGGCGTCGATGAAAGAAGAATTTGCGAAAGCAATGTGATGATTTCAGATGGGTGTTTTCCCATTAGTACCTCTAGTATGATCACCCCAAAGCTATAAACATCACACTTCTCGGTCACCCTCATTGTATAGGCAAGCTCTGTAACAACATTATTAGCTAACTTGACTAGGAAAAATGGTACGGTTAAGAATACATGTTTACGTGAGTCTTAGTTGGATTGTATATATACCTGGAGCGACATATCCGTATGTTCCTGCGAGAGAAGTCCAATTGGATgaatctggcttcaaaatcctcgATGTACCAAAATCGGAAACTCGAGCTTCGTATTCAGAGTCCAACAAAACATTGTTGCTAGATATGTCCCTATGAATTAATGCAGGTACGCAATCATGGTGCATGTAAGCAAGTGCATTAGCTGTTCCAGCGATGAACCTGAGCCTCTTTTTCCAATCGAACTCTGCAGCTTGTGCTCCATCTGACAAAACATCTTTCAAACTTCCTCTTTCCacgaactcataaaccaaaaATGAGATCCGTGTTTCGAGATTAGAATAGTAACCGAAAAGTTTCACAATGTTTCGGTGTCGGATTTCTGTCAGTGCATGAACTTCACTTTCAAATGACTTGAGCTCAAATCCCTCGGAATCTTCATCTGATGGATGAAGTTTCTTCACAGCCACAACCTGACCTGTTGACAGTTCTGCTTTATAAACACTCCCATATCCTCCCGTTCCAATGCAATATTTAGTATCAAAATCCTCGGTAGCTTCAATTATATCTTCAAACACTATTTTTCCATCGTAATTCCATACCGAGAATAAGTTTCTTCTAGTAGTTGTAGCTCGATCACTACCTGCGGCATTTCTTACTGATCTTTTTCGAAGGCGAAACAAAATGGCGCAAAGTATGAATAAAAGAAACAACGAAGCGAACAAAGGGAGTAGAATTATGAGAAAAAGTTTATTATCCTTTTTCTCATTTCTTTCAATAACAGCCGTGGTATTACATGGATTAAAACCTCTAGATTTATCCCCACAGAAacctttgttgttcttcaatgcatcAACTGACGCATTCTCAAAGGCCTTGATATTTGGAACTGGACCACTCAGTTCATTGTAAGAAACATCGACAGTGGTCAAGCTGAGCATTTGATCGAAAGAAGATGGAATAGAGCCGGAAAGCTTGTTATGGGATAAATTGAGTTTTATTAGTTTGCTTAGTTTCCCGAGAGTTGATGGTATCTTTCCACTCAAATCATTGTAACTAAGATCTAACAAAATTTGTATCGAATCCAAGTTTCCTATTTCGGGTGGGATCGTTTCATTAAAACTGTTTGTGCTCAAATTTACGGATAGTAACTTTGAACACTCCCCAAGTTGTCTTGGTATTGAACCGATGAGCTTATTTGTGGATAGATCGAGAGATTGCAGGCTAGATAACATTCCAACTGCAGAAGACAACCTACCGGAAAGCTTATTCTTACTCAAGTCCAACTCTATCAATGATGACAGCCCAAACAACTCCTCAGGAATTTTTCCTACTAAGTTATTTGAATCAAGATAAAGTTGTCCTAAAATCTTCAACTTTCCCATTTCGGAGGGTATACTACCACTGATATTGTTGCCTGAGAAGAATAAGAATGTCAAATTTTGACAATCTCCCCAGTGTTTTGAGAGTTCCCCATAAAACTTATTGTTACTCATCATAAACCAAGTAAGATACGGATACACGTGAAACGCCTCCGTTATATTATCTACCAGTTCATTATTTCCAAGCTCGAAAACTCTAAGGCTGGTGCAATTTCTAAGGCTTCTTGGTATAGGACCCGTAAAAGAGTTATCAGCTGCACTAAATTCTTCAAGTATTCCAGTTTGACATACATTTTGAGGTAAATAACCAGAAAAATTATTATCACTTAAATACAATAATTTCAACTGTGTGAGATTGTTGATTTCCATCGGTACTGAACCATTTAATTGATTTGTAAAAAGAACCAAGTGGGATAAATTTCTCAAATTACCCACTGATGCAGGGATTGGACCAGTGAGTTTGTTGAGGGACATATATAAGAAACTTAAAGATCTTAGCTTTCCGATATCTTGAGGGATAGTACCAGTAAGTTGATTTTCATTAACTAACAAATAGATGAGAGAGCTTAGCCTTCCAATATCCTGAGGAATGATGCCGGAAAGTTGGTTATCTTGTAGGAAAAGAGTGTTTAAGCTTGTCAAATTGGTCAAAGAAGTGGGGATCGAACCATTGAGATCGTTGCTAGCCAAATTTAAGAGGGTAAGAGAACTTAGCCTTCCGATATCATGAGGAATTACACCCGAGATTTGATTTTTATAAATCGATAACCGGGTCAAGTTAGTCAGATTGCATACAGAAGTAGGTATTGAACCAGTCAGATTGTTACTGTACAGTCCTAGATCAGTAAGAAAATATAAATTGCCAATTTTTTGAGGAATGAAACCACTAATTTGATTTTCACCAAGGTCTAAATATCGCAGACTTGTGAGAGAGACTATTTCTAACGGAATATGTCCAGAAAAATTGTTTGCAGAAAGATCAAGGTGGGTGAGCTTCGAAAGATTAGATATTTGGGATGGAATGGAACTGAAGAGTTTGTTCTGGCTCAAGTCAAGACTATCAAAGCTGGAGGACAAAGATGAGAAGTCGAAATTATGGAGCGTACCTTGTAAACCCAAACCTGTTATGTTTAATTTCGCGACGCTTCCCTCTTTGTTACAAGTGATTCCATACCACTTGCATGGACTCTCTGTAGAATTTCTCTTCCATGAAGGCAGGAGAGAGTGAGTATCATTTATTAAGGTTGATTTCCATTCCAAAAGAGCATCCACCTGTTCTTCGACTACTGCTTGAAATGGTTTTTCATTATgaatcaaaaaaaagaagaaccgGTAGCGAAGACAACAACATGGTATATTGAAACCAACAGAAAGACCTTTACTCGCAGAAACATTTTAAAAATATCATAAGAATATAATCAAGAGTTTTCAAGTGATTATTAACAAAGTCTTTGAAAGGTGTTATTATATACGCGTttccttttgtttgtttttgtcctTAAAAGAGTTGGTTAGAGACCAGTTAATTGTCTTATCACAAAGGAATATGCAGTTGCGTATGGCCTTTATTATTCCCTTCCTTTCAAAATTTGTACGTGGCCGAGTGTAATCAGAGTCAAAAGTTTTGACACATTTATTCTTTTTGTTGAACATTGCAATCAGCGCAATAGGTGCAAGAAGTGAAATTCTAACTACCCTCTGACACCTATAGCCACCAATGAATGGAGAGTTTTGGTAAAGCACCGAAATTAAGACCCCAccctatttattattatttctttgcaTATGGGTCAATTTTGTCGATCGGTAAGTAAAGAAACAGTATTCAAACCTTGAAATTTTGCACCGCCCTGACTATGCGACAcatacttgaaaaaaaaaaatcctcatcCATAAAGGATGCCTTAACAAAATCACAGGCAATTCAAAAGACTACCGGACACAACTATACGATGACAAAATCCATTACGCATTGTGGTCCATGTAAAACCTATAACTGATCCAaatttcctctcgtttgtaacttGAAATTCTCTCTGTTAACTTCTTGTGTGATTTAAGGACATAAGTCTTCACCCTTTTGCAATTCGAAAGAAAAAGTCGAAGGACATTAACTGGTGTCCTTCATGCACAGTATATCCACACATAAGATGTTTTCTAAGTTCTAAGAGCATCTatttcattgcaactaaacataAGACTTGAACCTCCAGAGAAAACGATACTGAATTTCACTTCATTCTAGTTCTGCTACTAATGTGAATTACATTGGCTTGACTAAATGATACTGAAAATACTAATAAGAAGTGTTCTATTGTCCATAAACAATCTACTTTATCCAGCAATCCATCAAGCAGGGTATCTTCACCTATTTGTAGATGGGTTTCCATATCTGATACGGTTAGTAACACTGACAATTTATCTCGCACGTCATCCTTCTCGGCGATCAGCTAAACCTCTACTTTTTTCATCACATTCCCGAGTTCATCTTTAACTTTATTGCACGTAAACGCTTACTGACCATGTTACAGCAGATCAGCCATAGTATTCTGCACCCCACACATCCCTTTTTTAACATATTCAAATCGTTCCGCAGCCATCTTATGTTAAATTCAAGTTTCTCACCCGTTGTTATCATATCTTCCTAGACCTTGATCATTTCAGATGATAAATTTACATGCATAATGGCACTTATACGTACTTTTAGAAAATGGATGAATAACCCTCGTATGCAGAACATTACAGTGTTTAATCTTTAGGTACTGAAAATACACCTGCATTCAAGCTTACTTTGGTTTTTAACATAAGATTTTCATTTAAGAAACCATTCTTTAAACAGCTAGGTTATGCAAAGAACTGAGTTATTCAAAGACTAACTCATCAAATTGTGTTGTAAGATTCAGTATATTTCTCAAACGACAAACTCGCAGTTGGCAAAGAGACATATAAACCATGAAAGATTGATTCAAAATATTCAAACAAACTAAAACAATATAACAGCTGAGAACTTAAGCTTCATCTACAGCAGCAACCTGTCCACGAAGACGTCCAG
This portion of the Papaver somniferum cultivar HN1 chromosome 11, ASM357369v1, whole genome shotgun sequence genome encodes:
- the LOC113325289 gene encoding MDIS1-interacting receptor like kinase 2-like; the protein is NVSASKGLSVGFNIPCCCLRYRFFFFLIHNEKPFQAVVEEQVDALLEWKSTLINDTHSLLPSWKRNSTESPCKWYGITCNKEGSVAKLNITGLGLQGTLHNFDFSSLSSSFDSLDLSQNKLFSSIPSQISNLSKLTHLDLSANNFSGHIPLEIVSLTSLRYLDLGENQISGFIPQKIGNLYFLTDLGLYSNNLTGSIPTSVCNLTNLTRLSIYKNQISGVIPHDIGRLSSLTLLNLASNDLNGSIPTSLTNLTSLNTLFLQDNQLSGIIPQDIGRLSSLIYLLVNENQLTGTIPQDIGKLRSLSFLYMSLNKLTGPIPASVGNLRNLSHLVLFTNQLNGSVPMEINNLTQLKLLYLSDNNFSGYLPQNVCQTGILEEFSAADNSFTGPIPRSLRNCTSLRVFELGNNELVDNITEAFHVYPYLTWFMMSNNKFYGELSKHWGDCQNLTFLFFSGNNISGSIPSEMGKLKILGQLYLDSNNLVGKIPEELFGLSSLIELDLSKNKLSGRLSSAVGMLSSLQSLDLSTNKLIGSIPRQLGECSKLLSVNLSTNSFNETIPPEIGNLDSIQILLDLSYNDLSGKIPSTLGKLSKLIKLNLSHNKLSGSIPSSFDQMLSLTTVDVSYNELSGPVPNIKAFENASVDALKNNKGFCGDKSRGFNPCNTTAVIERNEKKDNKLFLIILLPLFASLFLLFILCAILFRLRKRSVRNAAGSDRATTTRRNLFSVWNYDGKIVFEDIIEATEDFDTKYCIGTGGYGSVYKAELSTGQVVAVKKLHPSDEDSEGFELKSFESEVHALTEIRHRNIVKLFGYYSNLETRISFLVYEFVERGSLKDVLSDGAQAAEFDWKKRLRFIAGTANALAYMHHDCVPALIHRDISSNNVLLDSEYEARVSDFGTSRILKPDSSNWTSLAGTYGYVAPELAYTMRVTEKCDVYSFGVIILEVLMGKHPSEIITLLSQILLSSTPLSDVGENIRLRDILDQCIEAPTGAVQKEILHIVKVGFSCLQDDPCTRPTMQEVSAELQMLSVQSREDLAKPFEMITLRDMVLS
- the LOC113320086 gene encoding 60S ribosomal protein L8-like, whose protein sequence is MVAQVAGGSKTENPMLEAGNADHKYKVKRNRGPRIRGVAVAKRSKKRKSKKVRGGNHQHIGHVSTVCGAPTPGFKTGLIAKRRTGRLRGQLDAATAAKADEA